The window CAGGTTGTAAAGCAAATTTTAAAATAAAAAACCTCACTATTTCTAGTAAGGTTTTTGATCTATAATAACTATAAATAAGCTTTAATTACACGTGTTTTCCAACTTCAAAACCATGTTTACCTAAGTATTGGTTTCCGCTATCAATAGCATCTTCTTCTAAAGTTGTTCCCATACTATCATTCCATCTGTTTAGGTATCCAAACAAAGAGATTACACCAAGCATTTCTACAATTTCGCCTTCGTCCCAATGTTCGTGTAAACGCGCTTTAATGTCGCCATCAACAGCATTCGGTACTTGACTAGCAGCTAAACTAAAGTCTAAAGCAGCACGCTCTGCGGCGTTAAAAGCAGCATGTGTGCGGTATTCCCATATGTTATCTAATTGCTCTTGCTCTGCGCCATAACGCTCAGCAGCTCTAATGGCATGCGCTTGACAATATCTGCAACCTGTAGCATTACTGCTTACCCATGCAATC is drawn from Psychroserpens sp. NJDZ02 and contains these coding sequences:
- a CDS encoding carboxymuconolactone decarboxylase family protein translates to MPLITPLTADHDLETKELATFFNETLGFCPNSVLTMQRRPAISKAFINLNKAVMANEGRVTSALKRMIAWVSSNATGCRYCQAHAIRAAERYGAEQEQLDNIWEYRTHAAFNAAERAALDFSLAASQVPNAVDGDIKARLHEHWDEGEIVEMLGVISLFGYLNRWNDSMGTTLEEDAIDSGNQYLGKHGFEVGKHV